From the Actinopolymorpha singaporensis genome, the window AGGTGCAGGATGCGCAGCGGCCGGCTTCCCGGCGCCAGCACCGGTACGTCGAACCTGCGCAGGCGGAAGGCATGCGCCTCGTACGCCGCGGCGTAGGTCACGCAGGCGGCACCGGCGGCGACGGCACCGGCGGCTGTTCCCAGGGAGTACTTGAGCAGCGGATGCACCCGGCCAGCGTCCCACACCACGCTGCGCTCGGCGAACTCGCGCGGGGGCCCGGCTCGGAGCCGCCGCACCGGAGCGTCCCGACCGTAGGATCGGCCCATGAGCGACCTCAAGGACCGTCTGCGCACTGACCTGACCGCCGCGATGAAGGCGCGGGACGCGTTGCGCGCCTCGACGCTGCGGATGACCCTCACCGAGGTGACGAACGCCGAGGTGGCCGGAACCTCCGCGCGGGAGCTGAGCGACGCCGAGGTGCTCGAGGTGCTGGACCGGGAGGCGAAGAAGCGCCGGGAGGCGGCCGACGCCTACGAGGAGGCCGGTCGCGGCGAGCTCGCCCGCAAGGAGCGCGCCGAGGGCGAGATCATCGCGGAGTACCTCCCCGCCCAGCTGTCCGACGAGGAGCTGTCGGCGATCGTGGCCGGCGCCGTTGACGAGGTGGGCGCGAGCGGCATGAAGGACATGGGCAAGGTGATGAAGGTCGTCCAGCCGCAGGTGAAGGGCCGGGCCGAGGGCGGCCGCGTCGCCGCCGCCGTGCGCTCACGGCTCGGCTGACCGGAGCGCCCTGGCCAGGACCAGAAGGGCCGCCCGGCCACCGGAGAGATCCGGCGGCCGGGCGGCCCTCTTTCGTGCTCTGTGCGTACGGCCGTCGGGCTCAGCCCGCGCCCAGGATTCCGCCGAGCGGCCCGTGCGGACCGTGGGGTTTGTCCGGACCGGGACCCCCCGGGCCGGGCGGCAGGTCCGGACCCTTCGGCGGCTGCGGTTGCGGCTGCGGGTTGGGCTGCTGCGGCGGCTCCGGCTGCGGGGGCGGCGCGGGTGGTGAACCGTCGGAGATGTAGACGACGACGGTCGATCCCGAACCGGCCTTGCTGTTGGGACCTGGGCTCTGCCGGGCCACCGTGCCGCGGGGCAGCCCGGAGTCGACGTAGGAGCCGATGGCCATGCTGAACCCGGCCGCCTCGATCGTCTTCTGGGCCTGGTCGCGGCTCATCGAGATCACCGACGGGACGTCGGTCGGTACGCCCTGCACGACGTCTGGGTTGGGCTCGACGAAGTCCGGGCTCTTCTTGCCCTCCAGCGCGCCCTTCATGGCGGCGGTCCACATCGGGCCGGCGAGCTTGCCACCCCAGACCTGGTCGCCGAAGACCCGCCTGCCGCCGATCTCCTTGCCGATCAGGGTGGTCTGCGGCGCGTCCGCGTCGGTGATCACCGACGCGGCGGCCATGTTGGTGGTGTAACCCATGAACCACACGCCGATGCGGTCCTCGCTGGTACCCGTCTTACCGGCCGCCTGGCGTCCGTCGAGGTGCATGTCGGCACCGGTGCG encodes:
- a CDS encoding GatB/YqeY domain-containing protein, which translates into the protein MSDLKDRLRTDLTAAMKARDALRASTLRMTLTEVTNAEVAGTSARELSDAEVLEVLDREAKKRREAADAYEEAGRGELARKERAEGEIIAEYLPAQLSDEELSAIVAGAVDEVGASGMKDMGKVMKVVQPQVKGRAEGGRVAAAVRSRLG